A region of the Candidatus Micrarchaeia archaeon genome:
TTACCTGCACGCCAGCTTTGGCGCATCTCTCAAGCAGTTTCGGTATGCATTCTTCTCCTTTCTGCACCCTGAAAATAATCCGGTTCGATTCGTTCTTGGCTTCTTTTATGCATTCCATTCCTTTTTCCAGGCCCGCGGCTTTTTCCGGATTTAAGACCTCTAGCTCTATGGTGTCCCCGCCCAGAGAATCCTTCAATTCAGCGGGAGTACCGAGCGCGATTATTCTGCCCCGGTCTATTATTCCCACACGGTCGCAGAAGCTATCAGCTTCTTCCAAATAGTGCGTAGTCAAGACAATGGTTATGCTGTGCTCCTCTTTGAGCTTTTTTATATACGCCCAGATATGCTTTCTGGTCTGCGGGTCCAGCCCTATGGTAGGCTCGTCCAGGAAAAGCACTTTGGGGTAATGCAGGAGCCCGCGCGCTATCTCCAGCCTCCGCCTCATCCCCCCTGAAAAAGTTTTCACCACGTCATTCAGCCTATCCTTGAGTTCAACAGCCTGTATTACAGACTCTATGCGCTCTTTTCTCGCCTGCGCATCCACCCC
Encoded here:
- a CDS encoding ATP-binding cassette domain-containing protein, which produces MDQAKNIIETSMLTRKFGTLTAVDSISISIREGEIFGLLGPNGAGKTTLISMLVTMKRPTSGGAKVNGFDITKDSDAVRRSIGIVFQDQSLDEELTAYENLEMHCAMYGVDAQARKERIESVIQAVELKDRLNDVVKTFSGGMRRRLEIARGLLHYPKVLFLDEPTIGLDPQTRKHIWAYIKKLKEEHSITIVLTTHYLEEADSFCDRVGIIDRGRIIALGTPAELKDSLGGDTIELEVLNPEKAAGLEKGMECIKEAKNESNRIIFRVQKGEECIPKLLERCAKAGVQV